From the genome of Populus trichocarpa isolate Nisqually-1 chromosome 15, P.trichocarpa_v4.1, whole genome shotgun sequence, one region includes:
- the LOC7456678 gene encoding polyadenylate-binding protein 1 isoform X1, with translation MDQLHDHEEDEHEHEVYGGEIPDEGEMDADADMSSRAEEDEYQDPNSKDLEDMKRRLKEIEEEAGALREMQAKVEKEMGAVQDSPGASATQAEKEEVDSRSIYVGNVDYSCTPEEVQQHFQSCGTVNRVTILTDKFGQPKGFAYVEFIEVDAVQNAVLLNESELHGRQLKVSAKRTNVPGMKQYRGRRPSPYGFRSQRAFMPAPFYPAYGYGRVPRFRRPMRYRPY, from the exons atggatcAGCTTCACGATCACGAAGAGGATGAGCACGAGCACGAGGTGTACGGTGGAGAAATCCCCGATGAAGGAGAGATGGATGCCGATGCTGACATGTCGTCTAGAGCTGAAGAAGACGAGTACCAAGACCCTAACTCTAAG GATTTAGAGGATATGAAGAGAAGGTTGAAAGAGATCGAAGAAGAAGCTGGTGCACTACGCGAAATGCAGGCTAAGGTTGAGAAAGAAATGGGAGCTGTTCAAG ATTCTCCAGGTGCTTCTGCGACTCAAGCTGAAAAGGAGGAGGTGGATTCACGATCCATTTATGTTGGTAAT GTGGATTATTCTTGTACCCCTGAAGAAGTGCAGCAGCATTTTCAATCCTGTGGAACTGTGAACAGAGTGACAATTTTGACTGACAAGTTTGGTCAACCAAAGGGGTTTGCTTATGTTGAGTTTATAGAGGTTGATGCTGTTCAGAATGCTGTCTTATTAAATGAATCTGAACTTCATGGCCGCCAGTTAAAG GTCTCCGCTAAGCGAACTAATGTTCCTGGAATGAAGCAATATCGAGGAAGGCGCCCAAGCCCTTATGGGTTCAGGTCCCAGAGGGCATTCATGCCTGCTCCTTTCTATCCTGCATATGGTTATGG AAGAGTTCCAAGGTTCAGGAGACCTATGCGGTACAGGCCATACTAG
- the LOC7456678 gene encoding polyadenylate-binding protein 1 isoform X2 gives MDQLHDHEEDEHEHEVYGGEIPDEGEMDADADMSSRAEEDEYQDPNSKDLEDMKRRLKEIEEEAGALREMQAKVEKEMGAVQDSPGASATQAEKEEVDSRSIYVGNVDYSCTPEEVQQHFQSCGTVNRVTILTDKFGQPKGFAYVEFIEVDAVQNAVLLNESELHGRQLKVSAKRTNVPGMKQYRGRRPSPYGFRSQRAFMPAPFYPAYGYGVPRFRRPMRYRPY, from the exons atggatcAGCTTCACGATCACGAAGAGGATGAGCACGAGCACGAGGTGTACGGTGGAGAAATCCCCGATGAAGGAGAGATGGATGCCGATGCTGACATGTCGTCTAGAGCTGAAGAAGACGAGTACCAAGACCCTAACTCTAAG GATTTAGAGGATATGAAGAGAAGGTTGAAAGAGATCGAAGAAGAAGCTGGTGCACTACGCGAAATGCAGGCTAAGGTTGAGAAAGAAATGGGAGCTGTTCAAG ATTCTCCAGGTGCTTCTGCGACTCAAGCTGAAAAGGAGGAGGTGGATTCACGATCCATTTATGTTGGTAAT GTGGATTATTCTTGTACCCCTGAAGAAGTGCAGCAGCATTTTCAATCCTGTGGAACTGTGAACAGAGTGACAATTTTGACTGACAAGTTTGGTCAACCAAAGGGGTTTGCTTATGTTGAGTTTATAGAGGTTGATGCTGTTCAGAATGCTGTCTTATTAAATGAATCTGAACTTCATGGCCGCCAGTTAAAG GTCTCCGCTAAGCGAACTAATGTTCCTGGAATGAAGCAATATCGAGGAAGGCGCCCAAGCCCTTATGGGTTCAGGTCCCAGAGGGCATTCATGCCTGCTCCTTTCTATCCTGCATATGGTTATGG AGTTCCAAGGTTCAGGAGACCTATGCGGTACAGGCCATACTAG